The Xylanivirga thermophila genome includes a region encoding these proteins:
- a CDS encoding TetR/AcrR family transcriptional regulator, with amino-acid sequence MIQEITNPIAIQSREWLTNALLVLMEEKEFKNISITEIATKADLSRRTFYRIFETKEDILVYYTDKLFSEFLQLLNQESDHHFAVTIRLYFQFWYEHRNFLELLRRNEMLPFIMNQYSRLFPEVFQIIKGNHPLAHNTEALSYAMAFSAGGLLSILLKWAEGGMDKTPEEIMQLMEFVFPYSL; translated from the coding sequence ATGATACAAGAAATTACTAACCCTATTGCTATCCAGTCCCGGGAATGGTTAACAAACGCTTTGCTTGTTTTAATGGAAGAAAAAGAATTTAAGAACATAAGCATAACAGAAATTGCGACAAAAGCTGATTTATCCCGGCGAACATTTTATCGCATTTTTGAGACCAAAGAAGATATTTTAGTATACTACACGGATAAATTGTTCAGTGAATTTTTGCAATTACTAAATCAAGAATCAGATCATCACTTTGCTGTTACCATCAGGCTTTATTTTCAATTTTGGTATGAGCATAGAAATTTCTTGGAACTATTAAGACGAAATGAAATGCTTCCATTTATTATGAACCAATATTCAAGGTTGTTCCCTGAAGTTTTTCAAATCATAAAAGGAAATCATCCACTCGCTCACAATACCGAGGCATTGTCCTATGCCATGGCTTTTAGCGCAGGTGGCCTATTGAGTATTCTCTTAAAGTGGGCGGAAGGTGGAATGGATAAGACTCCCGAAGAAATAATGCAACTTATGGAGTTCGTGTTTCCATATTCTCTATAA
- a CDS encoding EFR1 family ferrodoxin (N-terminal region resembles flavodoxins. C-terminal ferrodoxin region binds two 4Fe-4S clusters.) produces MQSGMKNRIFYFSGTGNSMRAAIVIAQVLGNTEIISMRCNPSDVPAINSDIVGFVFPVYHWTICEAIQEFVSDLEINPNAYIFAVSTPSFINGFSFEVLDKLLKEKGARLQYGKRIFSVANLCIVYPPFPFPKLRVPATERKIAKISGMIQKKATNTYAKAGWLTRLIYPKMMPKYRAIQAEVDKGFSVSDDCISCGICSKICPKKNITMENLHPLFLHNCSCCMACVSFCPEKAIKYHLPPEQLEKINTPFMRMMKLPDKRKLYHNPYISANDLMIDQKYID; encoded by the coding sequence ATGCAGTCAGGTATGAAGAATAGAATCTTCTATTTTTCAGGAACTGGAAACAGCATGAGAGCAGCAATTGTTATTGCACAAGTGCTAGGGAATACTGAAATCATTTCTATGCGGTGCAATCCATCGGATGTTCCAGCTATCAATTCGGATATAGTTGGATTTGTTTTTCCAGTGTACCACTGGACTATATGTGAAGCCATACAGGAGTTTGTTTCTGATCTGGAAATCAATCCCAATGCCTATATTTTTGCTGTTTCAACACCCAGCTTTATCAACGGGTTTTCTTTTGAAGTACTGGATAAACTCCTAAAAGAGAAAGGTGCAAGATTGCAATACGGAAAAAGGATATTTTCTGTTGCAAATCTCTGTATTGTTTATCCTCCATTTCCCTTTCCAAAACTGCGTGTTCCTGCAACAGAGCGGAAGATTGCAAAGATATCTGGCATGATTCAGAAGAAAGCGACGAACACCTATGCGAAAGCTGGGTGGCTGACAAGGCTGATCTATCCGAAGATGATGCCGAAATATCGGGCTATACAAGCAGAAGTGGATAAAGGGTTTTCTGTTTCCGATGATTGTATTTCCTGTGGGATTTGCTCAAAAATTTGCCCGAAGAAAAATATTACAATGGAGAACTTACACCCCCTATTTTTGCATAATTGCAGTTGTTGTATGGCGTGTGTTTCTTTCTGTCCGGAAAAAGCAATCAAGTATCATTTACCGCCTGAACAGCTTGAAAAAATCAATACACCATTTATGCGTATGATGAAACTTCCAGATAAAAGGAAGCTGTATCATAATCCGTATATATCAGCGAATGATCTAATGATAGACCAGAAATATATTGACTAA
- a CDS encoding phospholipase D-like domain-containing protein — MHSKTYIFDDTISVIGSFNFDARSSYINSESMVVISSREFTEQLKENVQVDLNKSLIIDKDYSYI; from the coding sequence ATCCACAGCAAAACGTATATATTCGATGATACTATAAGTGTGATAGGATCTTTTAATTTTGATGCAAGAAGTAGCTATATAAACAGTGAGTCTATGGTAGTCATTTCAAGTCGGGAATTTACAGAACAGTTAAAGGAAAATGTTCAAGTAGATTTAAATAAGAGTTTAATTATAGATAAAGATTATTCTTATATATAA
- a CDS encoding MarR family winged helix-turn-helix transcriptional regulator — translation MKNEIVNNKNSLFLIFNWKLKKMYEKMFYQLTEELQLTQNEIDVLLFLNNNSPLDTARDIARYRAMSKSMISKSVDSLYRKGFLSYETDETDKRCIHLKIKPVAIPIVEKLHEAQKEFFYILTYNITKEEYKAMETVLNKMYANIIDQFDE, via the coding sequence ATGAAAAATGAAATAGTTAATAATAAAAATAGTCTTTTTTTAATATTTAATTGGAAGCTAAAAAAGATGTATGAAAAAATGTTTTATCAGCTAACAGAGGAATTACAATTGACCCAAAATGAAATCGATGTACTTCTATTTTTGAATAATAATAGTCCACTTGATACTGCAAGGGATATAGCGAGATATCGTGCCATGTCAAAGTCTATGATATCAAAATCTGTAGATTCTTTATATAGAAAAGGTTTTTTATCATATGAGACAGATGAAACAGATAAAAGATGTATTCATCTAAAAATTAAACCAGTGGCTATTCCAATTGTAGAAAAATTACATGAGGCTCAAAAAGAGTTTTTTTATATTCTTACTTATAATATTACTAAAGAAGAATATAAAGCAATGGAAACAGTATTAAATAAGATGTATGCAAACATCATTGATCAATTTGACGAATGA
- a CDS encoding MATE family efflux transporter codes for MENKQQMELGTKSISKLLFSMAIPAITAQVINLLYNMIDRMYIGHIPEVGATALTAVGVTMPIIMVISAFAALVSMGGAPRSSIMMGKGDKDTAEKILGNCTTALVLISVTLTAVGLIFGEKMLMTFGASENTIKYALDYLNIYAFGTLFVQLALGLNAFITAQGFAKMSMLTVLVGAVLNIILDPIFIFGFNMGVKGAALATVISQGVSALLVMKFLTGNKTLLKIKKEYLKIDFKVLLPCIALGLSPFIMQSTESILAISFNTSLLKYGGDLAVGAMTILSSVMQFSMLPLVGLTQGATPIISFNYGAGNGKRVKEAFLLLLKISLIYSIGLWAITMLSPQIFAKMFTKDAELINISIKAMRIYMAASLLFGIQISCQQTFIALGNAKTSVFLAILRKIILLIPLIYILPLFLQNKVNAVFLAEPIADIIAVTVTSILFTIQFKSVLRELDY; via the coding sequence ATGGAAAATAAACAACAAATGGAATTAGGGACTAAAAGTATAAGTAAATTACTTTTTAGTATGGCTATTCCTGCAATTACAGCACAGGTTATCAATCTTCTGTACAATATGATAGATAGAATGTATATTGGACATATTCCAGAAGTCGGGGCTACTGCCCTAACTGCAGTAGGTGTGACCATGCCAATCATTATGGTTATATCAGCATTTGCCGCTTTAGTTAGTATGGGTGGTGCGCCACGTTCTTCTATTATGATGGGAAAAGGAGATAAGGATACTGCCGAAAAAATACTTGGAAACTGTACCACTGCATTAGTATTGATTTCAGTCACATTAACAGCTGTAGGTTTGATATTTGGGGAGAAAATGTTAATGACATTTGGGGCTAGTGAAAATACTATAAAATATGCATTGGATTATTTAAATATCTATGCTTTTGGAACACTATTTGTGCAACTTGCTTTAGGTCTCAATGCATTTATTACTGCACAGGGATTTGCTAAAATGAGTATGCTTACAGTATTAGTTGGTGCAGTATTAAACATTATATTAGACCCTATTTTTATCTTTGGATTTAATATGGGAGTAAAAGGTGCAGCTTTAGCAACAGTAATATCACAAGGAGTTTCTGCATTATTGGTTATGAAATTTCTTACAGGAAATAAAACCTTATTAAAAATCAAGAAAGAATATTTAAAGATAGACTTTAAGGTATTATTACCTTGTATTGCCCTTGGACTATCACCATTTATTATGCAATCAACAGAAAGCATTTTAGCCATATCATTTAATACATCTTTACTTAAATATGGTGGAGATTTAGCAGTAGGGGCTATGACTATCCTATCAAGTGTTATGCAGTTTTCTATGCTACCATTAGTTGGACTTACCCAAGGAGCTACACCAATTATTAGTTTTAACTATGGAGCAGGTAATGGTAAGAGGGTTAAGGAAGCATTTTTGTTACTACTTAAGATATCTTTGATTTATTCAATAGGATTGTGGGCAATCACAATGTTATCACCACAAATATTTGCTAAAATGTTTACGAAGGATGCTGAATTGATTAATATTTCTATTAAAGCAATGAGAATTTATATGGCTGCTTCTTTGCTATTTGGAATTCAAATTAGTTGCCAACAGACTTTTATTGCCTTGGGAAATGCAAAGACATCTGTATTTTTAGCTATTTTGCGTAAAATAATCCTTTTAATTCCTCTAATATATATATTACCTTTATTCTTACAAAATAAGGTCAATGCAGTATTTTTAGCAGAGCCAATAGCTGATATTATTGCTGTTACAGTAACCAGTATACTATTTACTATTCAGTTTAAAAGCGTATTAAGGGAACTGGATTACTAA
- a CDS encoding zinc metallopeptidase, producing MRVPTNRGYTGVQVARRLLDQHGLQNIPIELSRGKLSDHYDPTKGILRLSQEVNYKEKSRQNLANKWFA from the coding sequence TTGAGAGTACCAACAAATAGAGGATATACAGGAGTTCAAGTTGCAAGAAGATTATTAGATCAACATGGTTTGCAAAATATACCAATTGAACTTTCAAGAGGTAAGTTAAGTGATCATTATGATCCAACAAAAGGAATATTAAGACTATCTCAAGAAGTGAATTATAAAGAAAAGAGTAGACAGAACTTAGCAAATAAATGGTTTGCATAA
- a CDS encoding RNA polymerase sigma factor yields MTEFEEIYSEYFKDVYRYVLCLSKNESIAEDITQETFFKALKNIDSFKGNCKMSVWLCQIAKNSYFSYLKKEQNNFERVEDIADVFDSDFKQILVDDESVFEIHKVLHNLEEPYKEVFTLRFFGELSFLKIAELFGKTESWARVTYHRARIKLKERLI; encoded by the coding sequence GTGACGGAATTTGAAGAAATATACTCTGAATACTTCAAGGATGTATATAGATATGTATTATGTCTTTCTAAAAATGAAAGTATTGCAGAGGATATAACACAAGAAACTTTTTTTAAAGCATTAAAAAACATTGATAGCTTTAAAGGAAATTGTAAGATGAGTGTTTGGCTCTGCCAAATTGCTAAAAACTCATATTTTTCATATTTAAAGAAAGAACAAAACAACTTTGAAAGAGTTGAAGATATAGCCGATGTTTTTGACAGTGATTTTAAACAAATATTAGTTGACGATGAAAGTGTATTTGAAATTCATAAAGTACTCCATAATTTAGAAGAACCGTATAAAGAAGTATTTACATTGCGTTTTTTTGGAGAACTATCATTTTTAAAAATAGCCGAATTGTTTGGGAAAACAGAAAGCTGGGCAAGAGTCACATATCATCGTGCAAGAATAAAGTTAAAGGAGAGGTTAATATGA
- a CDS encoding DUF3955 domain-containing protein, whose protein sequence is MRLSCEVIRDLLPLYYDKVCSKESSSLIEEHLAECPQCVDELQKLKMDFENPTISDGKMRLMENISAKWKKDKRVSFTKGSMLVSALAAVICFIAYNVIGAKVLPDGTLVEPFALIPIGYIFILVFIISLICNFVLLKKYKIKIK, encoded by the coding sequence ATGAGACTATCATGTGAAGTTATTAGAGATCTGTTACCATTGTATTATGATAAGGTCTGTAGTAAAGAAAGTTCTTCGTTGATAGAAGAGCACTTAGCCGAATGTCCACAATGCGTAGATGAATTGCAAAAACTTAAAATGGATTTCGAGAATCCAACTATTTCAGATGGGAAGATGAGATTAATGGAAAATATTTCAGCAAAATGGAAAAAGGATAAGAGGGTTTCATTTACAAAAGGTTCCATGTTGGTTTCGGCTTTAGCAGCTGTGATTTGCTTCATTGCCTATAATGTTATAGGTGCAAAAGTTTTGCCAGACGGAACATTGGTTGAGCCATTCGCGCTAATACCAATCGGATATATATTTATTTTAGTGTTTATCATTTCACTAATATGTAACTTTGTACTTTTAAAGAAGTACAAAATTAAGATTAAGTAA
- a CDS encoding DUF1281 family ferredoxin-like fold protein, which produces MPNHVTNILRVSGDPDKVSAMFYAIKNEEIGLGSIDFNKVIPMPNHIFQGNLGMAERVKYGKDNWYDWSIANWGTKWNSYGYDTEYTSKEFDGEHIEFQTAWSYPDPIIAALAKRYPNLSFEVKWADEDFGYNVGRKEFENGEEIFSHTPPGGSKEALELAAEVHGWDLAEEGYLYNEKTGEYEYHNPNESMSLKM; this is translated from the coding sequence ATGCCAAATCATGTAACCAATATTTTAAGAGTATCCGGCGATCCAGATAAGGTTAGCGCCATGTTTTATGCCATCAAGAACGAAGAAATCGGTCTTGGCAGCATTGACTTCAACAAGGTTATTCCTATGCCTAATCATATCTTTCAGGGGAATCTCGGTATGGCTGAGCGTGTAAAGTACGGCAAAGACAACTGGTATGATTGGTCTATTGCTAATTGGGGAACCAAGTGGAACAGCTATGGCTATGATACCGAGTATACCTCAAAAGAATTTGATGGCGAGCATATCGAATTCCAAACCGCATGGAGCTATCCTGACCCAATCATTGCAGCCTTGGCTAAGCGGTACCCTAATCTCAGCTTTGAGGTGAAATGGGCAGATGAGGACTTCGGCTACAATGTCGGACGCAAAGAATTTGAAAACGGCGAGGAAATATTCAGCCATACCCCTCCCGGCGGTTCCAAGGAAGCACTGGAACTGGCCGCAGAGGTTCACGGATGGGATCTGGCTGAGGAAGGTTATCTTTATAACGAAAAAACCGGCGAATATGAATACCATAATCCAAATGAGTCGATGTCACTGAAAATGTAA